In the Deltaproteobacteria bacterium genome, CTCGGAGCCGGAAAGACCGATGGCTCCCGGCAGGCCTTCCTCTCTCGGTTCGACCGCCTCAGGCTTTCTCTTCCTGCCCGTCATAGGGAAGGGCCTCATCGATGAGCATGACAGGGATGTCGTCCCTGATGGGATATACAAGCCTGCAGGCTTTGCAGATCAGCCCGTCTCCAGCCTCGTTCAGGATGATATCCCCCTTGCACTTCGGACAGGCGAGGATATCCAGGAGCTCCTTGCTCACAGCCATTCGGTCCACCTCCTTACCGCTCGCGTCAGGACGGACTCCACTCTTGCCTCTCCCCTATCTCCGCGGGGAGACACCGTGATTCCGGCTCCCTGTTCCCGACTCCTCTTTCTTGCCTGCCGCCCTGCTGGCGAGACGGTCTGCTTCGGCGTTTTTCGCCCTTGGAATGCGCTCGATTCGATAAGACCGGAAGGATTTCAGCAGCTCGCAAACCCGACGATGATACCGCCTCAGAGTCTCGTCCCTGACCCTGTACTCCCCCCTGATCTGCCTCTCCATGAGCTCCGAATCGGTGAATACCACCACGTCTTTCCCCCCCGCGGCCAGCGTCTGTTCCAGTCCCAGGATCAGCCCCCTGTACTCGGCCTGGTTGTTGGTCGCCCTTCCGATATACCGGCTCATCCTGAACACGGCCTTCCCCTCTTCATCCAGGAGAACCGCACCGATCCCGGCCTCACCCGGGTTGCCTTTGGCGGCGCCGTCGACGTAGAGATGGAAAAGCCTGTTTCCTGCCGCGGTCCGCTCTCGAGGGCTCAATTCGTGTTCTCCCAATAGAGGAAACGGTTACAGTTGGGACACCGGATCAACCGGTCGTTGCGCTGGACCTCGTTGGACATCTGTGGGGGGATGTTGACATAGCATCCCTGGCATGCTCCTCTCCTGACCGCCGCCAGAGCCGTGCCACGGCGGGCCTTGAGAGTCTCGTAGGCCGCCAGGAGATCCCCGTCGAGACTCTTTATGATATCCTCCCGCCGCTTCTCCATGGCGGTGATCTCTTCGACAAGACGGGCGAGCTTCTCTCTGGTCTCCGAGATCTCGGCACGCACCTCCTTTTCGACGGCCACCAGTGACCCCTCTCTCTTGGAAACGGTCTTCCTCAACTCGTCCGTCTCCTCCAGAATCGCCAGGATCTCGTCCTCCTTACGGTCCGAGGAGCTCTCCATCAACTCGATCTCGTGGAGGAGAGCCTGGTATTCCTTGTTGGTCTTGACATCAAAGAGTCTTCCCTTGGTCTTCTTTATCTTCTCTCCCTCCTCGTTGAGCTCCCCCTCTTTCCGGCGCCTCTCTTTTTCCAGGAGCCGGAGCCTCTCCTTCTCCTGCAGGATAGTCTCCTTTTCGGATTTCAGCCTCTCGTCCAGCTCCTTGATCTTGAGGGGGTAACGTTCCTGGTCTCCCCTCAGCCCCTCGATCCTCAACTCAGTCTCTTGTAACTCCCTTAGTAGTAGAATCGGTTTTTCCAAAAGCCGCCTCCAAAGACACGAAATAAAAAAGGCGCCCCAAAACGGCGCACCTTTCATCCACAACAAACCTCGAATCCGTTTCTCGGCATGGTTTCATTTCACACCAAGTGGGCCCACCTGGGTTCGAACCAGGGACCTACCGGTTATGAGCCGGTGGCTCTTCCAACTGAGCTATGGGCCCCCTTCCCGCACAAATTATATTCCATTTGGTTTCCCTGTCAACCTGAACGCCAGAACTCGTGTTCGTGATTCGTGTTCGTGGGGAAGGGACAGGAATTCCCTACCCGCGAAGCTCGAGAGGGTCACCGCGTGAGCTCAGGAGCGAAGGGACAAGAGGTTTCCCCTTGAGAATCAAAAAACATCCTTAGAAATCAAGATACCTTCGGACGTGCGCTCCGAAAAGTGGGGGAAGTCCTCGAACGCCACTCGAGTCCCCTACTTTCGGACAACACCCCTTTCCCCAACCGATCACTGCGGAAAGAGAAGCAGCCGATTGCAACCGCTCGAATCTCGGCAAAAACCGGTGACCGAATGATTCGAGCCTCCTACTTCTCGACGAATCCCTTCAACTTCCTGCTTCGACTCGGGTGGCGGAGTTTGTTCAGCGCCTTGGCCTCGATCTGCCGAATTCGCTCCCGGGTGACCGCAAACCCCCGTCCGACCTCCTCAAGGGTGTGATCGTATTTCTCCCCTATCCCGAAACGCAGCTTGAGTATCTTCTCCTCCCTCGGCGTCAGGGTCGCCAGTATCTTCCTGGCCTGGTCCGACAGGTTCCGGTTGAAGACGGCCTCGCAGGGAGAGACGGCCTTCTTGTCTTCGAGAAAATCCCTGAGGTGGAAGCTCTCTCCCTCCCCGATGGGTGTCTCCAGAGAGATGGGTTCCCTGGTTATCCTGAGCACCCGCCTCACCTTCTCAACGGAGATCTCGAGCCTTCGAGCTATCTCCTCGGGCGTGGGCTCCCTCCCCTCTTCCTGGACGAACCGGCGCGAGGCACGAACGAGCCTGTTCATCGTCTCTATCATGTGGACGGGAATCCTGATGATTCTCGACTGGTCGGCAATAGCCCTGGTTATGGCCTGCCGTATCCACCAGGTGGCATAGGTGCAGAACTTGTAGCCCCGCCTGTACTCGAAGCGGTCCACCGCCTTCATGAGACCGATGTTTCCCTCCTGGATAAGGTCGAGCAGATGAAGGCCCCGGTTTGTATATCTCTTGGCTATGTTCACCACGAGTCTCAGGTTCGCCTTCACGAGATCGGCCTTGGCCCGTTTCACCCTCATCTCGGCCTTTTCGATTGCTTTGCAGGATTCCAGGAGCTCATCGCCGGGCACACCCGCTTCGAGCTCGATCTTGCGGATCCTCTCCTCTGCCTGGCGCACCGCCTTCTCCAGGATCCTCCGGTTCACACCCGGAGGAAAGGGAGAGCCTCCATGCGAACCCTTTTCCCCCCCGGAGAGGGCCTGCTTGATCTCCTCCAGGGGCATCCCCGCCCACTTCTCCACCCTGGCGAGTTCCTTCCTGGCCTGCTCGATTCGCCCCTGGTAACCTCTCACCTTCTTGGCGATTCGGCTCACGTGCACGTCCCTGAGCCGCATCCTTTGGACCAACAGGAGAATCCTCGCCCGGCTCTTCCTGATCCCATCCATGAGAGCCTCTCGATCAGCCTCTGATGTATCGAGACGCTCCCGGTTTTCCCTGATGATCCGGTCAGCCGTCCTTATTCCCTCGACAATCCGCAGGATCGCCGAAAGATTCCGAGTTCCTCCCCCGCTCAATTCGTCTCCGGTCTCGTCCGTATCTGAGGTCACATCCGACAGGGAAATCTCTCCCCTGCGCAATCTCTCTCCGATTCTCAGGATCTCTCCGACCGCCTCCGGGCAGGTTATCAGGGCCCTGAGCACATCGCGCTTCCCCTGCTCGATCCTCCTGGCGATTCTCACCTCCTCTTCGCGCGTCAAGAGGGAGACCGAGCCCATCTCCCGGAGGTAGATCCGCATGGGGTCGGCGATATCCTGTATCCTTTCGGAAAGGAGACGATCCTCCTCTCCAACCGGCTCAAGCTCCCCCGTCTCACCGAAGAACTCGACGTCTTCCTTCAGGGGGAGGTCAGCCTCGTCGAACGTCGCCAGGACATCGTCGATTCCCTCGGGCAGGACCGTATCCTCGCCAAAGGCCCTACCCGCCTTGTCGTCCCGAGTCACAGAGCCCTTCTCCCTGCTTGCATCGGACTTTGGATCGCCATCGGCTCTTGTTCCGCCCCTCGTAGTCATACAGGCCTTCCCGTGCTCTAGGTGGCTTGGCTTCTTCGCAGACTCCGCTCTTCATCACTGAGACGCTGTTTCTCCCGAAGAAGTTGGTTCAGTCGATCAGTCTGGTCGGTCTTCTCCACATCCTTGATCTTCCGGGTGAGAACATCCTGCGTACGCTTCAGGCGCCTTATCTTGACCTCTCTGATGCAGTCTGCCGCCGCCCGCTCAGCCTTCTGTTCCTCGAATCTCTCCGAAAGAGCCCACAAGGAGATCCTGCTTCTCAGCCTCTCCTCTGAGACATCGCCCAAAACATCCCCCACAGAGAAGTCGTCCCTTGTTTCGAAAAGCCTCTTTACGATCCCCGCGATCCTGCGGAGGTCGTCGCTCTCGAAGTCGTCGATAACCCCCGATTCGAAGACAGCCGGTATGAGGCCGTGATGGTTGAGCATGAGTTCCACAAGATCCTCTTCGGAGGCAGGGAATGGAGGCTGCGAGCCGGCCCTTGCCTCCGGTGTGCCCGCCCTTCGCGTCTCGGCGCTCCTCCGCCCCCAAGACGAGACCAGGTCCCCCTCGGTCACACCGAGACGTTCGGACAGGGATCTCACATAGAGCCTCCTCTCAAGGGGGTCACGGAGTTTCTTGAGCACCGGCATCACGGCCCGGCCGATCTCGACCTTTCCGGCAACACTCCCGAGATCTCCTCTCTTCACGGTATAATCTATAAAGGCATCCACGAGCGGAACAGCCCTTTCCAGCGCTTTTGCCAGAGCTTCCGGCCCGGCTTCCCTGACAAAGCTGTCCGGATCGTATCCACGGGGGAGGCTGACCGTCCTGGGATGTATCTCCTCCTCCATAAAGGGATCCAGAGAGCGAAAGGTGGCCCTGATCCCAGCCTCATCCGAATCGAAGAGGACTATGAAATTCCGGCTGTATCGCTTCATGATTCTGACCTGATCCCGGGTGAGAGCGGTCCCCAAAGGGGCGACGGCATTCCTGAAGCCGCTCTGGTGGAGGGTCAGAAGGTCGAAGTACCCCTCCACGAGGAGTACCGAATCAC is a window encoding:
- the rpoD gene encoding RNA polymerase sigma factor RpoD, which gives rise to MTTRGGTRADGDPKSDASREKGSVTRDDKAGRAFGEDTVLPEGIDDVLATFDEADLPLKEDVEFFGETGELEPVGEEDRLLSERIQDIADPMRIYLREMGSVSLLTREEEVRIARRIEQGKRDVLRALITCPEAVGEILRIGERLRRGEISLSDVTSDTDETGDELSGGGTRNLSAILRIVEGIRTADRIIRENRERLDTSEADREALMDGIRKSRARILLLVQRMRLRDVHVSRIAKKVRGYQGRIEQARKELARVEKWAGMPLEEIKQALSGGEKGSHGGSPFPPGVNRRILEKAVRQAEERIRKIELEAGVPGDELLESCKAIEKAEMRVKRAKADLVKANLRLVVNIAKRYTNRGLHLLDLIQEGNIGLMKAVDRFEYRRGYKFCTYATWWIRQAITRAIADQSRIIRIPVHMIETMNRLVRASRRFVQEEGREPTPEEIARRLEISVEKVRRVLRITREPISLETPIGEGESFHLRDFLEDKKAVSPCEAVFNRNLSDQARKILATLTPREEKILKLRFGIGEKYDHTLEEVGRGFAVTRERIRQIEAKALNKLRHPSRSRKLKGFVEK
- a CDS encoding ribonuclease HI family protein, translated to MSPRERTAAGNRLFHLYVDGAAKGNPGEAGIGAVLLDEEGKAVFRMSRYIGRATNNQAEYRGLILGLEQTLAAGGKDVVVFTDSELMERQIRGEYRVRDETLRRYHRRVCELLKSFRSYRIERIPRAKNAEADRLASRAAGKKEESGTGSRNHGVSPRR
- a CDS encoding Trm112 family protein; amino-acid sequence: MAVSKELLDILACPKCKGDIILNEAGDGLICKACRLVYPIRDDIPVMLIDEALPYDGQEEKA
- a CDS encoding DNA primase, which encodes MSGDFSEAIAAVRDRVNIVDVISQRIALKKAGKNYRALCPFHHEKTPSFMVNEEKQIFHCFGCGAGGDVFTFLMRYENLSFYDALIELARSAGVSIPKGGGSRGEDQKRELLFQINETAADYFHANLVSKKVGSPAREYLARRGIRQETIEEYRLGYAPPGWTNLVSHFRRKSVDPALAQTLGLIIPRKRQGWYDQFRNRIIFPIMNTSGRTVGFGGGAIDETMPKYMNSAESAVYKKSQSIYGIQTAGREIRQRDSVLLVEGYFDLLTLHQSGFRNAVAPLGTALTRDQVRIMKRYSRNFIVLFDSDEAGIRATFRSLDPFMEEEIHPRTVSLPRGYDPDSFVREAGPEALAKALERAVPLVDAFIDYTVKRGDLGSVAGKVEIGRAVMPVLKKLRDPLERRLYVRSLSERLGVTEGDLVSSWGRRSAETRRAGTPEARAGSQPPFPASEEDLVELMLNHHGLIPAVFESGVIDDFESDDLRRIAGIVKRLFETRDDFSVGDVLGDVSEERLRSRISLWALSERFEEQKAERAAADCIREVKIRRLKRTQDVLTRKIKDVEKTDQTDRLNQLLREKQRLSDEERSLRRSQAT